Genomic window (Sulfurovum sp. NBC37-1):
ATTGTCGATGTAGGACTCATCCACATCGAACTCTGAAAAAACATAACTGTAAACGGGGTATTTCTCGGCGAGCGAAGTAGAGAACAAAGCTGTCTGTATCAGTAACAACAGAAAGATGATACTTTTAAACGCTCTGTGCATCTTATGCCTTATATCCCAAACAGCCTGGCGGCATTCTCTGTCGTCAGTGTTTCCATCTTTTCACGAGGCAACCCACTGAGTTCACTCATCTTTTCTGCCACAAAAGTACAGTATGAAGGTTCATTGCGTTCTCCACGGTGCGGATGCGGTGTCAGGTAAGGTGCATCCGTTTCGATGAGGAGTTTCTCCTGCGGGATCTTCGGATAGACATTGATGAGCTTCCTTGCATTCTTGAATGTCAGTACCCCGCCGATTCCGTAATAGAAATTCCTGTCAGCAAGTTTCAGCAGAGATTCGTCCGCATTGTAACAATGCAGTACCCCACCCTCCTCTCCGGCATACTTTTGCAACAGTTCGAGAGAGTCCGCACTTGCATCACGGATGTGAACAATCAGCGGTTTCTTTTGCTCTTTTGCCAAAAGGATCTGGTCTATAAAAACCTCTTTCTGGCGTTTCTTTTCAGCTGTGATCTCCTCTTCAGATTCCGGAAGCCTGAAGTAGTCAAGACCGCATTCACCGATGGCGACACACTTGGGATGGATCACATATTTCTCAAGAAAAGTTCGGTCGTAGTTTTGGGCATCGTAGGGGTGTACTCCTACGGCAAAATAGACAGAGTCATATTTTTCCGCGATCCAGACAGCCCTCTCAAGACTCTCCGGATCAGCACCAGGTATAATGAATTTCTCTACACTATTCTCTTCCGCTCTGTGTATCACTTCATCCAGG
Coding sequences:
- a CDS encoding TatD family hydrolase, yielding MIIDTHCHLDDTRYNDDLDEVIHRAEENSVEKFIIPGADPESLERAVWIAEKYDSVYFAVGVHPYDAQNYDRTFLEKYVIHPKCVAIGECGLDYFRLPESEEEITAEKKRQKEVFIDQILLAKEQKKPLIVHIRDASADSLELLQKYAGEEGGVLHCYNADESLLKLADRNFYYGIGGVLTFKNARKLINVYPKIPQEKLLIETDAPYLTPHPHRGERNEPSYCTFVAEKMSELSGLPREKMETLTTENAARLFGI